In Podospora pseudocomata strain CBS 415.72m chromosome 4, whole genome shotgun sequence, the genomic stretch AAAGCTATCAGTGCTTTGAGTATTGATCTGGAGTCTCGAGATCGGGTCAAGTTGGCTgggaaggtggttgttggggcaCTTGTAGGAAGGCCGAATGACGAGGCTGTCTCCCAAGTGCAGCTTGCTTTCCAAGTCGAAGAGAGCCTTGGAAATTGCCCTAAATATCTCAACAAAAAGGTCATCTGGGCTCATCTTCCCTCCCCACAGCTagtctcatcatcactcctGTTACCTGAGGAGGCTATTTCGTTGCTTGCCAAAGCAGATCTATTCTTTCTGTCTTCCACCAACGGCCAAACGATGGACACAAACCACCGAGGCGGTCCACCTGGCTTCATGAGAGtcatcagcaacaccgaTCCATCACCAGGAGGTGACAATGGTGCAGTGCTCATCTACCCCGAATACTCCGGCAACCGCCTCTATCAGACCCTCGGAAACCtccacaccaaccccctgatCGGTCTCGCCATCCCCGATTTCGACACATCGGATGTCCTGTACCTAACAGGCACAACGGAACTTCTCGTCGGGGACACAGCAGCCGCCTACCTACCACACACAAAACTCGCAGTCAAAATCACAGTCCGCTCTGCCATTTTCGTCAAGGATGGCCTCCCTTTCCGAGGTACACCCGGTGAATTTAGCCCATATAACCCACCTCTTCGTAAACTCACCACCGAGGCCCCTGCTCCTCTGTCGGCCTCCAAACCAGCCGCCACAGCTACTCTTGTTGACAAAACGTCTTTGTCACCTACCATATCCCGCTTTACATTCTCTCTTGCCTTCAACAACCCTAAGGAAAAGAGGCTGTGGAACCCAGGGCAGCACATCACCCTCGACTTTGGCGGCGAGCTGGACAATGGCTGGGCACATATGAAGAATTCTGATCCGCAGTCACTCAACGATGACTATGTCCGGACCTTCACCATTTCTAACAGCCCTCCGTCCAACGCGGAACAGGAGATCAAGTTCGAAATCACGGCAAGAAAACATGGACCTGTCACGGGTTTTCTGTGGGGGTATCA encodes the following:
- a CDS encoding hypothetical protein (COG:S; EggNog:ENOG503NW76), yielding MKASEQSIRCSRCLPRAERIPTNVGLSWSHGDRVSASPLVAIGTVDEQGRPWTSIWGGERNFARQISHDKLAMASLVDKCHDPVVKSLGLDRLADGEVGQTSGDKAISALSIDLESRDRVKLAGKVVVGALVGRPNDEAVSQVQLAFQVEESLGNCPKYLNKKVIWAHLPSPQLVSSSLLLPEEAISLLAKADLFFLSSTNGQTMDTNHRGGPPGFMRVISNTDPSPGGDNGAVLIYPEYSGNRLYQTLGNLHTNPLIGLAIPDFDTSDVLYLTGTTELLVGDTAAAYLPHTKLAVKITVRSAIFVKDGLPFRGTPGEFSPYNPPLRKLTTEAPAPLSASKPAATATLVDKTSLSPTISRFTFSLAFNNPKEKRLWNPGQHITLDFGGELDNGWAHMKNSDPQSLNDDYVRTFTISNSPPSNAEQEIKFEITARKHGPVTGFLWGYHISPRAARLEIPVLGFGGEENFRLIGTGKEKKKVFVAGGVGITPFLGQVREIAATDHEVELIWSLRADDLPFARDVLGRNEGIKQVKVRLFLTGGCGESGKAEMAKIKGLEGVKVEMRRLTKKDVQGDWFDKERKKYFLCAGVGMMKVLRGWLEGEEVVSESFEY